One Drosophila willistoni isolate 14030-0811.24 chromosome 2R unlocalized genomic scaffold, UCI_dwil_1.1 Seg167, whole genome shotgun sequence DNA segment encodes these proteins:
- the LOC26528854 gene encoding uncharacterized protein LOC26528854 has protein sequence LCFLCAILCLIVEYKILRLEGSDDSLAQINDDDYNISQAYFVDTPGCRMPYFEITDNNIALFMFKPMPYSCKKPLIRASDDLAGDLHLNMQPNELLSYYNISDITKIGCKYMEIRRKTDTTNEFLPQVPFKLEEIMRLPSNLEFIQVECYDASAHRIYVDYHFFGVDKNESKVSAPTGKNYETVRLNESEPIRKTEQQEGLSVMILGLDSVSHLNFLRQMPKTSTYIKKHLPHVEFWGFNKVGDNTFPNLVPLLSGLDQRELEISCVNMSERIFDRCSFIWKKFKHVGFKTVFAEDVAKLANFNSFFTGFNNTPTDYYFRPIMLEMEKNIANTRVLNLNLCMGGRRTADVLLEYMRKLIPKYNKDRFFSFFWTVTLSHDSFNNPALLDGQMTSQLSILKKSGVLNRTLVILMSDHGLRWGAFRKTYQGIMEERQPLLMVLYPDWLAERYPEAVANLQLNSKRLTTPFDLHATMLDLLDIRSLEKDQLQKRNVELNDPHKLPRGISLFLPVPVERTCEQATIASHWCTCHERKELPTIDGRVQRAARYLVRLINDRLRSHSQCRTLYLNSILKAFIATPHRQILKESENDYAVDILVRLQTKPGLGIFEATVRMSGFTSALTGTISRINLYGRQSHCINDSTLKLFCYCNR, from the coding sequence cTTTGTTTTCTGtgcgccattttgtgtctcaTTGTGGAATACAAAATACTGCGTCTAGAAGGTAGTGACGATTCCTTAGCCCAAATCAATGATGATGACTATAATATAAGTCAGGCATACTTTGTGGATACACCCGGTTGTCGGATGCCATATTTTGAAATTACAGACAATAACATAGCACTGTTCATGTTTAAGCCCATGCCATATTCTTGCAAGAAGCCCTTGATAAGGGCAAGTGACGACCTTGCCGGGGATCTGCATCTAAATATGCAACCCAATGAGCTCCTGAGTTACTACAATATAAGCGACATAACCAAGATAGGTTGTAAATATATGGAAATACGTAGAAAAACAGATACCACGAACGAGTTCTTACCCCAAGTTCCATTCAAGTTGGAGGAGATAATGCGTTTGCCTTCGAATCTGGAATTCATTCAAGTGGAATGCTATGATGCATCGGCTCATCGAATTTACGTGGACTATCATTTCTTTGGAGTGGATAAGAACGAATCCAAAGTGAGTGCACCAACAGGAAAGAACTATGAGACAGTAAGATTAAATGAGAGTGAGCCAATCAGAAAGACGGAGCAACAAGAAGGACTCTCAGTAATGATTTTGGGCTTAGACAGTGTCTcccatttaaattttttgaggCAAATGCCCAAGACTTCCACTTACATCAAGAAACACTTACCCCATGTGGAATTTTGGGGCTTTAACAAGGTGGGGGATAACACATTTCCCAATTTAGTGCCTTTACTGAGTGGTCTAGATCAGCGAGAACTAGAGATTTCATGCGTAAACATGTCCGAGCGTATTTTCGACCGTTGTTCCTTCATTTGGAAGAAATTTAAACATGTTGGCTTCAAAACCGTTTTCGCTGAGGATGTCGCTAAATTGGCtaattttaattcatttttcacAGGATTTAATAACACGCCAACAGATTACTACTTTCGGCCTATAATGCTGGAAATGGAAAAGAATATAGCTAACACTCGTGTTTTAAATTTGAACCTCTGTATGGGAGGTCGAAGAACCGCCGATGTTCTGTTGGAATATATGCGCAAACTAATACCAAAGTACAACAAAGATCgattcttctcttttttttggacCGTAACGTTATCCCACGATTCTTTTAACAATCCTGCGCTTTTGGATGGCCAGATGACTAGCCAATTAAGCATTTTAAAGAAATCGGGTGTTCTTAATAGAACGTTGGTTATACTTATGTCTGATCATGGGCTTAGATGGGGAGCCTTTCGAAAGACTTACCAGGGCATAATGGAGGAGCGACAACCTCTTTTGATGGTTCTGTATCCGGATTGGCTGGCCGAACGATATCCGGAGGCAGTGGCCAATCTACaactaaattcaaaaagaTTAACCACACCTTTCGATCTCCATGCCACAATGTTGGATCTGCTTGATATCCGAAGTCTTGAAAAAGATCAACTCCAGAAAAGAAATGTTGAGCTGAATGATCCACATAAGCTACCCCGCGGCATTAGTCTATTTCTGCCCGTTCCAGTGGAGAGGACATGCGAGCAGGCGACTATTGCCTCTCATTGGTGTACCTGTCATGAGCGAAAGGAGTTGCCAACGATCGATGGCCGAGTGCAAAGAGCCGCCCGTTATTTAGTGCGACTGATTAATGATCGGCTTAGGTCCCATTCGCAATGCCGCACACTTTATCTCAATTCCATTCTGAAGGCTTTTATAGCGACTCCACATCGACAGATTTTGAAAGAATCCGAAAATGATTATGCTGTGGACATACTTGTGAGACTTCAAACTAAACCGGGCCTGGGCATCTTTGAGGCCACTGTGAGGATGTCGGGTTTCACAAGTGCATTGACGGGCACCATCAGCCGGATCAATCTATATGGGAGACAAAGCCATTGTATCAACGATTCcactttaaaattgttttgctaTTGTAATCGGTAG
- the LOC124460299 gene encoding uncharacterized protein LOC124460299 — MIKLLQCIRNKYLLDSRLMPKHGYYQHCSIQKIIKQFKKLLIVIAFVCVFLCLFVEYKILYLQESDDSLAQIDDVDYSISRAYFVDTPGCRMPYFEIVDTYISKFLYKPMSYSCKKPLIRASDDITGDLHLNMQPNELLSYYNVSDITTISCKYMEIRRKTDTTNEFLPQVPFKLEEIMRLPSNLEFIQVECYDASAHRIYVDYHFFGVDKNESKVNAPTGKNYETVRLNESEPIRKTEQQEGLSVMILGLDSVSHLNFLRQMPKTSTYIKKHLPHVEFWGFNKVGDNTFPNLVPLLSGLDQRELEISCVNMSERIFDRCSFIWKKFKHVGFKTVFAEDVAKLANFNSFFTGFNNTPTDYYFRPIMLEMEKNIANTRVLNLNLCMGGRRTADVLLEYMRKLIPKYNKDRFFSFFWTVTLSHDSFNNPALLDGQMTSQLSILKKSGVLNRTLVILMSDHGLRWGAFRKTYQGIMEERQPLLMVLYPDWLAERYPEAVANLQLNSKRLTTPFDLHATMLDLLDIRSLEKDQLQKRNVELNDPHKLPRGISLFLPVPVERTCEQATIASHWCTCHERKELPTIDGRVQRAARYLVRLINDRLRSHSQCRTLYLNSILKAFIATPHRQILKESENDYAVDILVRLQTKPGLGIFEATVRMSGFTSALTGTISRINLYGRQSHCINDSTLKLFCYCNR, encoded by the exons ATGATTAAGCTTCTCCAGTGTATTAG gaACAAATATCTACTCGATTCCAGACTTATGCCAAAACATGGTTACTATCAACACTGTAGcattcaaaaaattattaaacagttcaaaaaattgttgattgtAATTGCTTTTGTGTGCGTCTTTTTGTGTCTTTTTGTGGAATACAAAATACTTTACCTACAAGAAAGTGACGATTCCTTAGCCCAAATCGATGATGTGGACTATAGTATAAGTCGGGCATACTTTGTGGATACACCCGGTTGTCGGATGCCTTATTTTGAGATTGTAGACACTTATATATCAAAGTTTTTGTATAAGCCCATGTCATATTCTTGCAAGAAGCCCTTGATAAGGGCAAGTGACGACATTACCGGGGATCTGCATCTAAATATGCAACCCAATGAGCTCCTGAGTTACTACAATGTCAGCGATATAACCACGATAAGTTGTAAATATATGGAAATACGCAGAAAAACAGATACCACGAACGAGTTCTTACCCCAAGTTCCATTCAAGTTGGAGGAGATAATGCGTTTGCCTTCGAATCTGGAATTCATTCAAGTGGAATGCTATGATGCATCGGCTCATCGAATTTACGTGGACTATCATTTCTTTGGAGTGGATAAGAACGAATCCAAAGTTAATGCACCAACGGGAAAGAACTATGAGACAGTAAGATTAAATGAGAGTGAACCAATCAGAAAGACGGAGCAACAAGAAGGACTCTCAGTAATGATTTTGGGCTTAGACAGTGTCTcccatttaaattttttgaggCAAATGCCCAAGACTTCCACTTACATCAAGAAACACTTACCCCATGTGGAATTTTGGGGCTTTAACAAGGTGGGGGATAACACATTTCCCAATTTAGTGCCTTTACTGAGTGGTCTAGATCAGCGAGAACTAGAGATTTCATGCGTAAACATGTCCGAGCGTATTTTCGACCGTTGTTCCTTCATTTGGAAGAAATTTAAACATGTTGGCTTCAAAACCGTTTTCGCTGAGGATGTCGCTAAATTGGCtaattttaattcatttttcacAGGATTTAATAACACGCCAACAGATTACTACTTTCGGCCTATAATGCTGGAAATGGAAAAGAATATAGCTAACACTCGTGTTTTAAATTTGAACCTCTGTATGGGAGGTCGAAGAACCGCCGATGTTCTGTTGGAATATATGCGCAAACTAATACCAAAGTACAACAAAGATCgattcttctcttttttttggacCGTAACGTTATCCCACGATTCTTTTAACAATCCTGCGCTTTTGGATGGCCAGATGACTAGCCAATTAAGCATTTTAAAGAAATCGGGTGTTCTTAATAGAACGTTGGTTATACTTATGTCTGATCATGGGCTTAGATGGGGAGCCTTTCGAAAGACTTACCAGGGCATAATGGAGGAGCGACAACCTCTTTTGATGGTTCTGTATCCGGATTGGCTGGCCGAACGATATCCGGAGGCAGTGGCCAATCTACAACTAAATTCCAAAAGATTAACCACACCTTTCGATCTCCATGCCACAATGTTGGATCTGCTTGATATCCGAAGTCTTGAAAAAGATCAACTCCAGAAAAGAAATGTTGAGCTGAATGATCCACATAAGCTACCCCGCGGCATTAGTCTATTTCTGCCCGTTCCAGTGGAGAGGACATGCGAGCAGGCGACTATTGCCTCTCATTGGTGTACCTGTCATGAGCGAAAGGAGTTGCCAACGATCGATGGCCGAGTGCAAAGAGCCGCCCGTTATTTAGTGCGACTGATTAATGATCGGCTTAGGTCCCATTCGCAATGCCGCACACTTTATCTCAATTCCATTCTGAAGGCTTTTATAGCGACTCCACATCGACAGATTTTGAAAGAATCCGAAAATGATTATGCTGTGGACATACTTGTGAGACTTCAAACTAAACCGGGCCTGGGCATCTTTGAGGCCACTGTGAGGATGTCGGGTTTCACAAGTGCATTGACGGGCACCATCAGCCGGATCAATCTATATGGGAGACAAAGCCATTGTATCAACGATTCcactttaaaattgttttgctaTTGTAATCGGTAG
- the LOC6651769 gene encoding uncharacterized protein LOC6651769 produces the protein MIKLLQCIRNKYLLDSRLMPKHGYYQHCSIQKIIKQFKKLLIVIAFVCVFLCLFVEYKILYLQESDDSLAQIDDVDYSISRAYFVDTPGCRMPYFEIVDTYISKFLYKPMSYSCKKPLIRASDDITGDLHLNMQPNELLSYYNVSDITTISCKYMEIRRKTDTTNEFLPQVPFKLEEIMRLPSNLEFIQVECYDASAHRIYVDYHFFGVDKNESKVNAPTGKNYETVRLNESEPIRKTEQQEGLSVMILGIDSVSHLNFLRQMPKTSTYIKKHLPHVEFWGFNKVGDNTFPNLMPLLSGLDQQELEISCANSSKSSFDSCSFLWNKFKEAGYKTLFAEDVGDLALFNFCRNGFAISPTDYYFRPIMLEMEKNIANKPAGSVSLCMGGRRTVDVILEYMRKLMPKFKKDLFFSFFWTVTLTHDWLNTPWLLDDQMTSQLRNLKESGVLNRTLVIFMSDHGIRNGLFRLTYQGIMEERQPLLMVLYPDWLAERYPEAVANLQLNSKRLTTPFDLHSTMLNLLDIRSLEKDQLQKRAVELNDPDKLPRGISLFLPVPVERTCEQATIASHWCTCHERKELPTIDGRVQRAARYLVRLINDRLRSHSQCRTLYLNSILKAFIATPNRQILKESENDYAVDILVRLQTKPGLGIFEATVRISEISINPTGTISRINLYGNQSYCINDPILKMYCYCLS, from the exons ATGATTAAGCTTCTCCAGTGTATTAG gaacAAATATCTACTCGATTCCAGACTTATGCCAAAACATGGTTACTATCAACACTGTAGcattcaaaaaattattaaacagttcaaaaaattgttgattgtAATTGCTTTTGTGTGCGTCTTTTTGTGTCTTTTTGTGGAATACAAAATACTTTACCTACAAGAAAGTGACGATTCCTTAGCCCAAATCGATGATGTGGACTATAGTATAAGTCGGGCATACTTTGTGGATACACCCGGTTGTCGGATGCCTTATTTTGAGATTGTAGACACTTATATATCAAAGTTTTTGTATAAGCCCATGTCATATTCTTGCAAGAAGCCCTTGATAAGGGCAAGTGACGACATTACCGGGGATCTGCATCTAAATATGCAACCCAATGAGCTCCTGAGTTACTACAATGTCAGCGATATAACCACGATAAGTTGTAAATATATGGAAATACGCAGAAAAACAGATACCACGAACGAGTTCTTACCCCAAGTTCCATTCAAGTTGGAGGAGATAATGCGTTTGCCTTCGAATCTGGAATTCATTCAAGTGGAATGCTATGATGCATCGGCTCATCGAATTTACGTGGACTATCATTTCTTTGGAGTGGATAAGAACGAATCCAAAGTTAATGCACCAACGGGAAAGAACTATGAGACAGTAAGATTAAATGAGAGTGAACCAATCAGAAAGACGGAGCAACAAGAAGGACTCTCAGTAATGATTTTGGGCATAGACAGTGTTTCCCATTTAAATTTCTTGAGGCAAATGCCCAAGACATCCACTTACATCAAGAAACACTTACCCCATGTGGAATTCTGGGGCTTTAACAAGGTGGGGGACAACACATTTCCCAATTTAATGCCTTTACTGAGTGGTCTCGATCAGCAGGAATTAGAGATTTCATGTGCGAATAGTTCTAAGTCTTCTTTCGATAGCTGTTCGTTTTTATGGAATAAATTTAAAGAGGCTGGATACAAGACTCTATTCGCTGAGGATGTGGGTGACCTAGCTCTGTTTAATTTTTGCAGAAACGGATTTGCAATATCGCCAACGGATTACTACTTTCGACCCATAATGCTGGAAATGGAAAAGAATATAGCCAACAAACCTGCCGGGAGCGTGAGCCTTTGTATGGGCGGACGACGAACCGTCGATGTTATTTTGGAATATATGCGCAAACTAATGCCAAAATTTAAGAAAGATCTATTCTTCTCCTTCTTTTGGACAGTAACCTTAACCCATGATTGGCTCAATACACCGTGGCTTTTAGATGACCAAATGACTAGCCAGTTGAGAAATTTAAAAGAATCAGGAGTTCTTAATAGAACGTTGGTTATTTTTATGTCCGATCACGGTATTCGAAATGGACTGTTTCGATTGACTTACCAGGGCATAATGGAGGAGCGACAACCTCTTTTGATGGTTCTGTATCCGGATTGGCTGGCCGAACGATATCCGGAGGCAGTGGCCAATCTACAATTAAATTCCAAGAGATTAACCACACCTTTCGATCTCCATTCCACAATGTTGAATCTGCTTGATATCCGAAGTCTTGAAAAAGATCAACTCCAGAAAAGAGCTGTTGAGCTGAATGATCCAGATAAGCTACCCCGCGGCATTAGTCTATTTCTGCCAGTTCCAGTGGAGAGGACATGCGAGCAGGCGACTATTGCCTCTCATTGGTGTACCTGTCATGAGCGAAAGGAGTTGCCAACGATCGATGGTCGAGTGCAAAGAGCCGCACGTTATTTAGTGCGACTGATTAATGATCGGCTTAGGTCCCATTCGCAATGCCGCACACTTTATCTCAATTCCATTCTGAAGGCTTTTATAGCGACTCCAAATCGACAGATTTTGAAAGAATCCGAAAATGATTATGCTGTGGACATACTTGTGAGACTTCAAACTAAACCGGGCTTGGGCATTTTTGAGGCCACTGTGAGAATTTCAGAGATTTCCATTAATCCAACAGGCACGATCAGTCGCATCAATCTGTACGGCAACCAAAGCTATTGCATAAATGAcccaattttaaaaatgtattgTTATTGTCTAAGCTAA
- the LOC6651762 gene encoding probable basic-leucine zipper transcription factor L, whose protein sequence is MHQQLWQNARTRRLARHRNMNSSSATTYHLPALLIVLLVLIQNFDLHMCRQLMRQPNDKRSKESMKMRMMLASSPTTLKDTSTPEEMLEQDKRGKSSTSESAATAASSSSMRASQPEEIFSMPNDDTDNNSNNNNNNNNNYDEYPLKFQCYFLKLQMVVPKRAALLLDRLMVALHHALEHEHNGHRIGEFYANKNNLNSKLLEYQNGLDQRLTGDEGNNLNMYSDDDPGVMLDYDFKDLNQINRATGETLMPKSFQRRAGAELTMAGSGPSASSSSASSSSLSSSAASVSALPASSRRLHGGSGSGSGGGRMYWRCYFNAVSCF, encoded by the exons ATGCATCAACAGCTTTGGCAAAATGCAAGGACACGTCGCCTGGCCAGGCACAGGAACATGAACTCGAGCAGTGCGACTACCTATCACCTACCAGCTCTCTTGATTGTTCTCCTGGTGCTCATTCAGAATTTTGATCTCCACATGTGTCGGCAATTGATGAGACAGCCAAATGACAAACGCTCCAAAGAGTCGATGAAAATGAGAATGATGTTGGCATCATCACCAACAACATTAAAGGATACTTCTACACCTGAGGAAATGCTCGAACAGGATAAACGTGGCAAATCATCTACATCAGAATCAGCAGCAACTGCGGCATCATCGTCATCGATGAGAGCCAGTCAACCGGAGGAGATTTTCAGTATGCCAAATGATGACACGGACAATaacagcaataacaataacaacaacaacaacaactatgaTGAATATCCG ttaaaatttCAATGCTATTTCCTTAAATTGCAGATGGTGGTACCCAAACGAGCTGCTTTACTTTTGGATCGTTTGATGGTGGCTCTGCATCATGCCCTGGAGCATGAACACAATGGCCATCGCATTGGTGAATTCTATGCCAATAAGAACAATCTAAATTCAAAGTTATTGGAATATCAGAATGGATTGGATCAACGGCTAACTGGCGATGAAG GGAACAATCTAAATATGTATAGCGATGATGATCCGGGCGTAATGCTTGATTATGATTTCAAAGacttaaatcaaataaatcgCGCCACTGGCGAAACA TTAATGCCAAAGAGCTTTCAGAGAAGAGCTGGTGCGGAGTTAACAATGGCAGGAAGTGGTCCGtcggcatcatcatcatcagcatcatcatcatcattgtcatcatcTGCAGCGTCAGTGTCAGCATTACCAGCATCGAGCAGGCGTTTGCATGGTGGCTCTGGTTCCGGTTCCGGTGGTGGACGAATGTATTGGCGTTGTTACTTCAATGCCGTCAGCTGCTTTTAA
- the LOC6644931 gene encoding uncharacterized protein LOC6644931 encodes MMKFVQILLCYGLLLTLLFALSDARPSTGETGPETDGLDGQDSDDVRGSYGGYDMPAQAIYPNIPMDRLQMLFAQYRPSYSAYLRTPTYSNVNELYRLPESKRQVRYRQCYFNPISCFKK; translated from the exons ATGATGAAGTTTGTGCAAATACTTTTGTGTTACGGTCTGCTCTTGACTCTGCTCTTTGCCCTGAGCGACGCACGTCCTTCCACAGGCGAAACAGGACCT GAGACGGATGGACTAGATGGCCAGGATAGTGACGACGTGCGTGGTTCCTATGGCGGTTATGACATGCCTGCTCAGGCAATCTATCCAAATATACCCATGGATCGCTTGCAAATGCTGTTCGCCCAATACCGACCCAG TTATAGTGCCTATTTGCGTACTCCCACCTATAGCAATGTGAATGAACTTTATCGTCTACCCGAAAGCAAACGTCAAGTGAGATATCGGCAATGCTATTTCAATCCCATCTCGTGCTTCAAGAAGTAA
- the LOC6651761 gene encoding uncharacterized protein LOC6651761: MRAYYSAKDKRKYGDMSYESKYLLDPKFMTKRDLQHYYRYYNMTKNRGQLKKIVVIIFFVCVFSYLFVDYNLRTKLLRLRDRFDFIARIYDADYNISQAYFVDTPGCRMPYFEITDDNIAQFMFKPKPYSCKKSLIKASDDTPGELHLNMQPNELLSYYNVSDIATISCKYKEIRRITDTAIGFLPQVPFKLEEIMRLPSNLEFIQVECYDASAHRIYVDYHFFGVDKNESKVSAPTGKNYKRVRLNESEPIRKTEQQEGLSVMILGLDSVSHLNFLRQMPKTSTYIKKHLPHVEFWGFNKVGDNTFPNLVPLLSGLDQQELYISCVNKVKPVFDRCSFIWKRFKQAGYKTVFAEDVGEIAMFNYFQKGFRNAPTDYYFRPIMLEMEKNIANTRVLNLNLCMGGRRTADILLEYIRKLIPKFQRELFFSFFWTVTLTHDYFNAPTLLDGQMASQLRNLKESGVLNKTLVFLMSDHGLRFGSFRKTYQGMMEERQPLLTILYPDWLAERYPEAVANLQLNAKRLTTHFDIHATMLHLLDMRNLEKEQLQISAEEMNEPDSTLPRGISLFLPVPVERTCEQANIASHWCTCHERQEMLTNDGRVQRAARYLVRLINDRLKPHPQCRTLYLNSILQAFIAAPHHKILKELENDYAVDITLRLQTKPGLGVFESTVRMSGYTTALTGTISRINLYGSQSFCINDSTLKMFCYCHR; encoded by the exons ATGCGTGCCTACTACAGTGCAAAGGATAAACGCAAATACGGCGATATGAGCTATGA GAGTAAATATCTGCTGGACCCCAAGTTCATGACGAAAAGGGACTTGCAGCACTACTATCGATATTACAATATGACAAAGAATCGTggtcaattaaaaaaaattgtagtcatcatattttttgtgtgcgtcTTCTCGTATCTCTTTGTCGACTACAATTTGAGGACTAAACTACTTCGCCTCCGAGATCGTTTCGACTTCATAGCTCGCATCTATGATGCCGACTATAATATAAGTCAGGCATACTTTGTGGATACACCCGGGTGCAGAATGCCATATTTTGAGATTACAGACGATAATATAGCACAGTTCATGTTTAAGCCCAAGCCATACTCTTGCAAAAAGTCCCTAATTAAAGCAAGTGACGATACGCCCGGAGAGTTGCATTTGAATATGCAACCCAATGAGCTCCTGAGTTACTACAATGTCAGCGATATAGCCACGATAAGTTGTAAATATAAGGAAATACGTAGAATAACAGATACCGCGATCGGGTTCTTACCCCAAGTTCCATTTAAGTTGGAGGAGATAATGCGGTTGCCTTCGAATCTGGAATTCATTCAAGTGGAATGCTATGATGCATCGGCTCATCGAATTTACGTGGACTATCATTTCTTTGGAGTGGATAAGAACGAATCCAAAGTGAGTGCACCAACAGGAAAGAACTATAAGAGAGTAAGATTAAATGAGAGTGAGCCAATCAGAAAGACGGAGCAACAAGAAGGACTCTCAGTAATGATTTTGGGCTTAGACAGTGTCTcccatttaaattttttgaggCAAATGCCCAAGACTTCCACTTACATCAAGAAACACTTACCCCATGTAGAATTCTGGGGCTTTAACAAGGTGGGGGACAACACATTTCCCAATTTAGTGCCTTTACTGAGTGGTCTCGATCAGCAGGAATTATACATTTCATGTGTGAATAAAGTAAAGCCCGTTTTCGATCGATGCTCCTTTATATGGAAGAGATTTAAACAAGCTGGCTACAAGACTGTGTTTGCAGAGGATGTAGGTGAAATCGCCATGtttaattatttccaaaaaGGATTCCGCAACGCGCCAACGGATTACTACTTTCGACCCATAATGCTGGAAATGGAAAAGAATATAGCTAACACTCGTGTTTTAAATTTGAACCTCTGTATGGGGGGTCGAAGAACCGCTGATATTCTTCTGGAATACATCCGTAAGCTAATACCAAAATTTCAAAGAGAACTTTTCTTCTCATTCTTTTGGACAGTAACGTTAACTCATGATTACTTCAATGCACCTACGCTCTTGGACGGACAAATGGCTAGCCAGTTGAGAAATTTGAAGGAATCAGGAGTTCTGAATAAGACTCTGGTATTTCTCATGTCGGATCATGGGTTAAGATTTGGCTCCTTTCGAAAGACCTATCAGGGCATGATGGAGGAGCGACAGCCACTGCTAACAATTCTCTATCCGGATTGGCTTGCCGAAAGATATCCGGAAGCTGTGGCCAATTTACAACTAAATGCAAAGAGATTAACCACACATTTTGATATCCATGCCACAATGTTGCATTTGCTCGATATGCGAAATCTCGAGAAAGAACAATTGCAGATCAGTGCAGAAGAAATGAATGAACCGGATAGTACACTGCCTCGCGGCATTAGTCTATTTCTGCCAGTTCCAGTGGAGAGGACATGCGAGCAGGCGAACATTGCCTCACATTGGTGTACTTGCCATGAGAGGCAGGAGATGTTAACAAATGATGGACGAGTGCAGAGAGCCGCCCGTTATTTAGTGCGTCTGATCAATGATCGGCTTAAACCGCATCCGCAATGCCGCACGCTCTATCTGAATTCCATATTGCAGGCCTTTATAGCCGCACCGCATCACAAGATTCTCAAGGAATTGGAGAATGACTATGCTGTGGACATAACTCTTAGACTGCAGACGAAACCGGGTCTGGGTGTTTTTGAGTCTACTGTGCGAATGTCCGGCTATACAACTGCTCTGACTGGCACAATCAGCCGGATTAATCTGTATGGAAGTCAAAGCTTTTGCATCAATGATTCCACTCTGAAAATGTTCTGCTATTGTCATAGGTAG
- the LOC6644926 gene encoding uncharacterized protein LOC6644926: protein MLIVRYLIALVFSVFMMATSLRIEERWRRGPGYKISTPDRLVIQMGQNGDGSSVTHLQRRRLNI from the coding sequence ATGCTGATCGTACGCTATCTAATTGCTTTAGTGTTTTCCGTATTTATGATGGCCACATCATTGCGAATCGAAGAGCGTTGGCGACGTGGCCCTGGCTATAAGATATCCACACCGGATCGATTGGTCATACAAATGGGCCAAAATGGAGATGGCTCATCTGTGACTCATCTGCAACGCAGACGTCTGAATATCTGA